The following proteins are co-located in the Penaeus monodon isolate SGIC_2016 chromosome 10, NSTDA_Pmon_1, whole genome shotgun sequence genome:
- the LOC119578007 gene encoding venom phosphodiesterase-like, translating into MKQSHGYIIGGGITVVLVVIVLMAVLVPPKPEIRACPASYDSHPLILVSLDGFRADYLEKGLTPGLQALVEGGVHAPFMKPSYPTLTFPNHYTIVTGLYPESHGIIANKFYDPEFHATFSLGSEESLQGRWWGGEPIWNTLTRQGKRSATFFWPGSDADIGGQHPTYWMPYNDDTLFSERVQQVLSWITLPAEERPAWVSLYLNEPDHTGHGEGPDSNQVEALIMYADRTIQQLVSGLEDLGLVDCVNLVLVADHGMAASGPDKIIKLKDYVADIFDLAYTYSGAFGRISLKNDSEAIEMDVLEKLTCQREELRAYDYRDLPTRFHFSNNRRIEDIVLDLDAGYTVSVSSDFYLEGQHGYDNYEQKMNALFIGHGPAFKKGVEIEPFQNIELYDLMCHLTGVAPAPNNGTEGSLYHALVIPPTMPSLPQVEKPPVASYPGAEQEEARLTLSGCDGDLAAVEPWMSSLDLSEAQKQEAEARHLPWGVPHSGNLSASLVLLHHASHVTAFSESLRMPLWTSVTLSGAPTDPQPAAWCSDVRLTPEATPTCAQYESLAPFNVSMAPLLPPGFLQDSELVRVPYMVSNAVPAAPQLVERWSQLVTDLVPAWLAVHGSLNLVLGPVFDNDADSHVDDFTTFSPPPEMPSDMFAVVTRCESPGVPVDSCPPEDLDTLAFIVPEALRVINCLNATRFAQEFSAKVRDVETATGLTLFPLLAPAERTRLELRIHSDVWPLA; encoded by the exons ATGAAGCAGTCACATGGCTACATCATCGGCGGG GGCATCAcggtggtgctggtggtgatcGTGCTGATGGCGGTGCTGGTGCCACCCAAGCCTGAGATTCGTGCCTGCCCCGCCTCCTACGACAGCCATCCCTTGATCCTGGTGTCCCTCGATGGCTTCCGGGCGGACTATCTCGAGAAAGGCCTCACGCCTGGCCTGCAGGCGCTCGTGGAGGGGGGGGTCCACGCCCCCTTCATGAAGCCCTCGTAccccaccctcaccttccccaACCACTACACCATTGTCACG GGCCTGTACCCGGAGTCCCACGGCATCATCGCCAACAAGTTTTACGACCCGGAGTTCCATGCGACCTTCTCCCTGGGCAGCGAGGAGTCCCTTCAGGGCCGCTGGTGGGGCGGCGAGCCCATCTGGAACACTCTCACGCGCCAA GGCAAAAGGAGCGCGACGTTTTTCTGGCCGGGATCCGATGCCGACATTGGGGGCCAGCACCCGACCTACTGGATGCCCTACAACGACGACACGCTCTTCAGCGAGCGCGTCCAGCAG GTCCTGAGCTGGATCACTCTGCCGGCTGAGGAGAGGCCGGCATGGGTCTCCCTGTATCTCAACGAGCCAGACCACACGGGCCACGGGGAGGGACCCGACAGCAACCAG gTCGAGGCCCTGATCATGTACGCGGACCGCACGATCCAGCAGCTGGTGTCAGGGCTGGAGGACCTCGGCCTGGTCGACTGCGTGAACCTGGTGCTGGTGGCCGACCACGGCATGGCGGCGTCGGGGCCGGACAAGATCATCAAGCTCAAGGACTACGTGGCCGACATCTTCGACCTCGCCTACACGTACTCCGGCGCCTTCGGGAGGATCAGCCTGAAGAACGACAGCGAAG CCATCGAGATGGACGTCCTTGAGAAGCTGACGTGCCAGCGGGAGGAGCTCCGGGCCTACGACTACCGCGACCTCCCGACGCGGTTCCACTTCAGCAACAACCGCCGCATCGAAGACATCGTGCTCGACCTCGACGCCGGCTACACCGTCAGCGTCTCCTCCGATTTCTACCTCGAGGGTCAGCATGGATACGACAACTATGAGCAGAAGATGAAT GCTCTCTTCATCGGCCACGGCCCTGCTTTCAAGAAGGGCGTGGAGATTGAACCCTTCCAGAACATCGAGCTCTACGACCTCATGTGCCACCTGACGGGGGTGGCGCCGGCGCCCAACAACGGCACGGAGGGCTCGCTTTACCACGCCCTCGTCATCCCTCCGACCATGCCGTCCCTGCCTCAG gTGGAGAAGCCGCCCGTCGCTTCCTACCCCGGCGCCGAGCAAGAGGAGGCTCGGCTGACGCTGTCAGGTTGCGATGGAGACCTGGCGGCTgttgag CCCTGGATGTCGAGCCTGGATCTGTCGGAGGCGCAGAAACAGGAGGCGGAGGCCCGACATCTCCCTTGGGGCGTCCCGCACTCGGGCAACCTATCCGCCTCGCTGGTCCTTCTGCACCACGCCAGCCACGTCACTG ccTTCTCCGAGAGCCTAAGGATGCCCCTGTGGACGAGCGTGACCCTGAGCGGGGCGCCGACGGACCCGCAGCCGGCCGCCTGGTGCAGCGACGTCCGCCTCACGCCCGAGGCCACGCCCACGTGCGCGCAGTACGAATCGCTCGCGCCGTTCAACGTGTCCATGGCGCCGCTCCTGCCCCCGG GCTTCCTTCAGGACTCTGAGCTCGTTCGCGTCCCGTACATGGTGAGCAACGCAGTGCCGGCGGCGCCCCAGCTGGTCGAGAGGTGGTCTCAGCTGGTGACCGACCTCGTGCCGGCCTGGCTGGCGGTCCACGGCTCGCTCAACCTAGTGCTGGGACCTGTGTTCGACAACGACGCCGATTCGCATGTCGACGATTTCACTACGTTCAG CCCTCCTCCCGAGATGCCCTCGGACATGTTCGCGGTGGTCACCCGCTGCGAATCCCCGGGCGTCCCTGTGGACAGCTGCCCGCCCGAGGACCTGGACACCCTCGCCTTCATCGTCCCCGAGGCTCTCCGTGTCATCAACTGCCTG AACGCAACGCGCTTTGCACAGGAGTTCAGCGCTAAAGTCCGCGACGTGGAGACGGCAACCGGCCTGACACTCTTCCCACTGCTGGCCCCCGCCGAGCGCACGAGACTCGAACTCAGGATCCACTCCGACGTCTGGCCGCTGGCGTGA